One Pararhizobium sp. IMCC3301 DNA segment encodes these proteins:
- the dnaE gene encoding DNA polymerase III subunit alpha, whose amino-acid sequence MSDPGFIHLRVHSAYSLLEGALQIKKVLDLTRADEMPAVGIADTGNLFGALEFSDKAQSKGIQPIIGCQMTVDFDDFEADPRARDSRNRQDAGFGNVVLLAMTEAGFLNLSKLVSRSFLETDASTRSHSHVSLLQELSAGLICLSGGLEGAVDQLIVARDEGRAKSRLQTLSGIFGDRFYIELQRHEHPNERHTERFLVDYAYEQSIPLVATNEVFFPEQSDFDAHDALISIAEGRMVAEDDRRKLTPQHYFKNRRQMADIFSDLPEALENTVEIAKRCQFRPDKHDPILPNFTGDGEGPAGSVEDTADLLEREAGELRQQAQFGLEQRLAQLGLAPGVDRETYDKRLAFELDVIVGMKYPGYFLIVADFIKWAKQNDVPVGPGRGSGAGSLVAWSLTITDIDPLRFSLLFERFLNPDRVSMPDFDIDFCQEKRDRVIRYVQKRYGAAQVAQIITFGTLQARAVLRDVGRVLQMPYGQVDRLCKMVPSTPANPMTLQEAIDTEPRLKEAAQEEEVVARLFSIATRLEGLYRHASTHAAGIVIGDRPLEQLVPLYRDPRSDMPVTQYNMKWVEQAGLVKFDFLGLKTLTILERALGLIRRRGIDIDLSTVPLENSKTYDMLSRGETAGVFQLESQGMRRALAGMKPDRFEDIIALVALYRPGPMDNIPTYNRRKHGLEEPDYMHPSLEEILKETHGVIIYQEQVMQIAQELSGYSLGEADLLRRAMGKKIKAEMDVQRERFVNGAVERQINKAQANTIFDLVARFADYGFNKSHAAAYALVAYHTAYLKANYPVEFLAATMTLDMANTDKLSDFRQEAVRMGVAILPPSVARSCYEFEVADGQIIYALGALKGVGRNVIDEIVKTREERPFDDLSDFAERVDAKVLNKRTLDALVCSGAFDIFVDNRAQLDAGLDRVMAHSQRISENARIGQDELFGGAGLQKEKIILPEARPWKTADRLIREHKAIGLYLTAHPLDEYKSVLEKMEIPRWEDFQTLARKGKSAGKLAATIISKQERKTRNGNRMGILVLSDPSGQFEATLYSEKLTEFRERLELGHSFIFTIGADLDDETDEVRVRIQSLAPLEEIAEHGFSKMQIFASDLQPLNSIARRIGGSPGNPAAPSTGRTRNSGGTVSLVLMLDGGRRDVVIELDGSFKLSPEIAGSVKSIDGVVDVTLN is encoded by the coding sequence ATGTCCGATCCGGGCTTTATCCATCTCAGAGTTCACTCGGCTTACTCCCTTCTGGAAGGGGCGTTGCAGATTAAAAAAGTTCTGGATCTGACCCGAGCAGACGAGATGCCTGCAGTCGGGATCGCCGATACGGGCAATCTGTTCGGAGCGCTTGAATTTTCAGACAAGGCACAGTCAAAGGGCATCCAGCCAATCATCGGCTGTCAGATGACGGTGGATTTCGATGATTTCGAAGCGGACCCCCGTGCCCGGGACAGCCGCAATCGACAGGATGCCGGATTTGGCAATGTCGTCTTGCTGGCCATGACAGAGGCCGGTTTTCTGAACTTGTCAAAGCTGGTCAGCCGAAGTTTTCTGGAGACCGATGCTTCAACCCGGTCTCACAGCCATGTCTCACTTCTGCAGGAACTCAGCGCAGGGCTGATATGCCTGTCCGGCGGGCTGGAAGGTGCGGTTGATCAACTGATTGTTGCCAGGGATGAGGGCCGGGCCAAGAGTCGGTTGCAGACCCTGAGTGGTATCTTCGGCGATCGGTTCTACATTGAACTTCAGCGCCATGAGCATCCCAATGAACGCCACACGGAGCGCTTTCTGGTGGACTATGCCTATGAGCAGTCGATCCCGCTGGTGGCCACAAATGAAGTCTTCTTCCCCGAACAGAGCGACTTTGATGCCCATGATGCGTTGATTTCCATCGCTGAGGGCCGGATGGTGGCGGAAGATGACCGCCGCAAACTGACGCCCCAGCATTATTTCAAAAATCGTCGCCAGATGGCTGACATATTTTCTGATTTGCCCGAAGCGCTGGAAAACACCGTGGAAATTGCGAAAAGGTGTCAGTTCAGGCCGGACAAGCACGATCCCATTTTGCCGAATTTTACCGGCGATGGGGAGGGCCCGGCCGGCAGTGTTGAAGACACGGCAGACTTGCTGGAAAGAGAAGCCGGTGAATTGCGCCAGCAGGCACAATTTGGGCTGGAACAACGGCTGGCACAATTGGGTCTTGCACCGGGCGTCGACCGGGAAACTTACGACAAACGGCTTGCCTTTGAGCTGGACGTGATTGTCGGCATGAAATATCCCGGCTATTTCCTCATCGTGGCCGATTTCATCAAATGGGCCAAGCAGAATGACGTGCCGGTTGGCCCCGGTCGCGGTTCCGGTGCCGGGTCGCTGGTGGCCTGGTCTCTCACCATCACCGATATTGATCCGCTGCGCTTCTCCCTGCTGTTTGAACGATTTCTCAATCCCGACCGTGTGTCGATGCCGGATTTTGACATCGACTTTTGTCAGGAAAAGCGTGACCGCGTGATCCGCTACGTCCAGAAGCGCTACGGCGCGGCCCAGGTTGCGCAGATCATCACATTTGGAACCCTGCAGGCGCGGGCGGTTCTGCGCGATGTCGGGCGTGTTTTGCAAATGCCCTATGGCCAGGTCGACCGGCTCTGCAAGATGGTGCCTTCAACTCCGGCCAATCCGATGACTCTGCAGGAAGCTATCGACACCGAGCCACGCCTGAAGGAAGCCGCGCAAGAAGAGGAAGTTGTGGCACGGCTGTTTTCCATCGCCACGCGGCTGGAAGGGCTTTACCGTCACGCTTCAACCCATGCAGCGGGCATCGTAATCGGAGACCGTCCACTGGAGCAACTGGTGCCGCTGTATCGCGATCCTCGGTCCGACATGCCGGTCACTCAATATAATATGAAATGGGTCGAGCAGGCCGGTCTGGTCAAATTTGACTTTCTCGGCCTGAAAACTCTGACAATTCTGGAACGCGCTCTTGGGCTGATCAGACGCCGCGGCATCGACATCGACCTCAGCACTGTTCCGCTGGAAAACAGCAAGACATATGACATGCTGTCGCGCGGCGAGACTGCCGGCGTGTTCCAGCTGGAAAGCCAGGGGATGCGACGGGCGCTGGCAGGCATGAAGCCCGACAGGTTCGAAGATATCATTGCGCTTGTGGCACTGTACCGGCCCGGACCGATGGATAATATTCCAACCTATAACCGGCGCAAACACGGGCTCGAAGAGCCGGACTACATGCATCCCTCGCTGGAAGAGATTCTGAAAGAGACGCATGGCGTGATCATCTATCAGGAACAGGTGATGCAGATCGCCCAGGAACTGTCGGGTTATTCTCTGGGCGAGGCGGATTTGCTGCGCCGCGCAATGGGCAAGAAGATCAAGGCGGAAATGGACGTTCAGCGTGAGCGTTTCGTCAATGGTGCTGTCGAGCGTCAGATCAACAAAGCTCAGGCCAATACGATTTTCGATCTGGTTGCCCGTTTTGCCGATTACGGGTTCAACAAGTCGCACGCTGCAGCCTATGCGCTTGTGGCCTATCACACGGCCTATCTGAAGGCGAATTATCCGGTCGAGTTCCTCGCCGCAACCATGACCCTTGATATGGCAAACACCGATAAATTGTCGGATTTCCGCCAGGAGGCAGTCCGCATGGGCGTTGCTATTCTGCCGCCCAGCGTGGCCAGATCCTGCTACGAGTTTGAAGTGGCCGACGGGCAGATCATCTATGCACTGGGTGCGCTGAAAGGGGTCGGGCGCAATGTCATTGACGAGATCGTCAAGACCCGGGAGGAAAGGCCGTTTGACGATTTGTCGGATTTTGCCGAACGCGTGGATGCAAAAGTTCTCAACAAGCGAACCCTTGACGCGCTGGTCTGCTCGGGTGCGTTTGATATCTTTGTCGATAACCGCGCCCAGCTTGATGCCGGGCTGGACCGGGTCATGGCTCATTCCCAGCGGATCAGTGAAAATGCCCGCATCGGCCAGGATGAATTGTTTGGCGGTGCGGGGCTGCAGAAAGAAAAGATCATTCTGCCTGAAGCCCGGCCGTGGAAAACCGCTGACAGGCTGATCCGTGAGCACAAGGCGATTGGATTATATCTGACAGCGCACCCGCTGGATGAATACAAATCCGTGCTGGAGAAAATGGAAATCCCGCGCTGGGAGGATTTTCAGACTCTGGCCCGCAAGGGCAAAAGCGCCGGCAAGCTGGCCGCAACCATCATTTCCAAACAGGAACGGAAAACACGCAATGGCAACCGAATGGGGATTCTGGTTCTGTCGGACCCGTCCGGGCAGTTCGAGGCGACACTTTATTCGGAGAAACTGACGGAGTTTCGCGAGCGTCTGGAGCTTGGCCATTCTTTCATTTTTACCATAGGAGCCGATCTGGACGACGAAACCGATGAAGTGCGCGTACGCATTCAATCCCTGGCGCCGCTGGAAGAGATTGCCGAACACGGCTTTTCCAAAATGCAGATTTTCGCCAGTGATCTGCAACCTTTGAATTCTATTGCCCGGCGGATCGGCGGCTCACCGGGAAATCCTGCGGCGCCGTCAACCGGGCGTACCCGCAACAGCGGTGGAACCGTGTCACTGGTATTGATGCTGGATGGCGGACGCCGGGATGTGGTCATTGAACTGGACGGCAGTTTCAAACTGTCTCCGGAAATTGCCGGCTCGGTGAAGTCCATCGACGGCGTGGTGGATGTCACTCTGAATTAA
- a CDS encoding 30S ribosomal protein S2, with the protein MALPDFSMRQLLEAGVHFGHQTHRWNPKMDKFIFGARNNVHILDLAQTVPMLYQALQAVSDTVAKGGRVLIVGTKRQATDHVADASRRSAQYYVNARWLGGMLTNWQTMSNSIKRLRTVEETLSEGAQGLTKKERLSLTRERDKLERALGGIKDMGGIPNLLFVIDTNKEAIALQEARRLNIPIAAIIDSNSNPDGIDFPVPGNDDAGRAISLYCDLIARAAIDGLSRGQTDMGIDLGASEEVPVELALSEPAEAPAPAEAVAKAPVEVSTEAPAEPTADAAADQAPATKAATPAKEAATPAKEAAAPAKEAATPAKEAAAPAEEADTNAEPVALFEAPEGEPDDLKQISGVGPVLETKLHELGIRKFSQIANFSPDDIIKVDDALAFKGRIDRDNWVEQATTLSSQ; encoded by the coding sequence ATGGCTCTGCCCGATTTTTCTATGCGCCAATTGCTTGAAGCAGGCGTTCACTTTGGTCACCAAACACACCGCTGGAACCCCAAGATGGATAAATTCATCTTCGGCGCCCGCAACAATGTTCATATTCTCGATCTGGCTCAGACTGTGCCAATGCTGTATCAGGCTTTGCAGGCCGTCAGCGATACCGTCGCCAAAGGTGGCCGGGTGCTGATCGTTGGCACCAAACGTCAGGCGACAGATCATGTTGCCGACGCTTCGCGCCGTTCAGCACAATATTATGTCAACGCACGCTGGCTTGGCGGAATGCTGACAAACTGGCAGACAATGTCGAATTCCATCAAGCGCTTGCGCACGGTTGAAGAGACGCTGTCTGAAGGCGCCCAGGGCCTGACCAAAAAGGAACGGCTGTCGCTGACCCGTGAGCGGGACAAGCTGGAACGCGCGCTCGGTGGTATCAAGGACATGGGTGGCATACCGAACCTGCTGTTCGTGATCGACACCAACAAGGAAGCCATTGCCCTGCAGGAAGCCCGCCGGCTGAATATTCCGATAGCGGCGATTATTGACAGCAACAGCAATCCCGATGGCATTGATTTTCCGGTTCCCGGAAATGATGACGCCGGTCGCGCCATCAGCCTTTATTGCGATTTGATCGCACGGGCAGCCATTGATGGTCTGTCTCGTGGTCAGACTGATATGGGCATTGATCTGGGGGCTTCAGAAGAAGTTCCTGTTGAACTTGCTCTGAGCGAGCCGGCCGAAGCGCCAGCACCTGCTGAAGCTGTAGCGAAAGCACCGGTTGAAGTTTCAACGGAAGCACCTGCAGAACCAACAGCCGACGCTGCCGCTGATCAGGCGCCTGCTACAAAAGCAGCCACTCCTGCCAAAGAAGCAGCCACTCCTGCCAAAGAAGCAGCCGCTCCTGCCAAAGAAGCAGCCACTCCTGCCAAAGAAGCAGCCGCTCCTGCCGAAGAAGCAGATACAAATGCAGAACCTGTTGCACTTTTCGAGGCTCCGGAAGGTGAACCCGATGATCTGAAACAGATTTCCGGTGTGGGTCCCGTTCTGGAAACGAAACTGCACGAACTTGGTATCCGTAAATTCTCTCAGATCGCCAACTTCTCCCCTGATGACATCATCAAGGTTGATGATGCGCTGGCATTCAAAGGCCGCATTGATCGCGACAATTGGGTGGAACAGGCAACGACCCTGTCTTCCCAGTAA
- the tsf gene encoding translation elongation factor Ts → MAITAAMVKELRQSTGAGMMDCKNALQENDGDIDAAIDWLRKKGLSKAAKKSSRVAAEGLVAVSVDGNEAAIIEINSETDFVARNDQFQHLVRDVASNALKSDGSVASILASTSGVSGKSVETTLTDAVAKIGENMNLRRAAKLSVSQGVVASYVHNSVAPNLGKIGVLVGMESAGDVEKITALGKQIAMHIAASNPLALGPDELDPTVVERERNVLIDQAKASGKPDNVVEKMVEGRIRKFYEEVTLLKQTFVIDPDVTVEGALERLSKEIGSAVKISAFIFFKVGDGIEKEESDFAAEVAAAVKG, encoded by the coding sequence ATGGCGATAACAGCTGCAATGGTCAAAGAACTGCGCCAGTCAACTGGCGCTGGCATGATGGACTGCAAGAACGCGCTTCAGGAAAATGACGGCGATATTGATGCTGCAATCGACTGGTTGCGCAAGAAGGGCTTGTCGAAAGCAGCCAAGAAATCATCTCGCGTTGCTGCTGAAGGTCTGGTTGCCGTATCCGTCGATGGAAACGAAGCTGCAATTATCGAAATAAATTCGGAGACGGATTTTGTTGCCCGGAATGATCAGTTCCAGCACCTCGTTCGCGATGTGGCTTCCAATGCGCTGAAGTCTGATGGTTCGGTGGCGAGCATTCTGGCGTCCACCTCCGGTGTCAGCGGCAAATCCGTAGAAACGACCCTTACCGATGCGGTTGCCAAAATTGGCGAGAACATGAATTTGCGCCGCGCTGCAAAGCTCTCTGTTTCTCAGGGTGTCGTGGCCAGCTATGTGCACAATTCAGTGGCACCGAATCTGGGTAAGATCGGCGTGCTTGTCGGAATGGAATCGGCTGGTGATGTCGAAAAAATCACAGCGCTCGGCAAGCAGATCGCTATGCATATTGCTGCCTCCAACCCGCTGGCTCTGGGTCCTGATGAACTCGACCCGACCGTTGTTGAGCGCGAGCGCAATGTTCTGATTGACCAGGCAAAGGCGTCTGGCAAGCCGGACAACGTTGTTGAGAAAATGGTTGAAGGCCGGATTCGCAAATTCTACGAAGAAGTGACTTTGCTGAAACAGACCTTCGTTATTGACCCTGATGTCACTGTAGAGGGCGCTTTGGAGCGGCTTTCCAAGGAAATCGGCAGCGCTGTCAAGATCTCGGCCTTTATTTTCTTCAAAGTCGGTGATGGCATCGAAAAGGAAGAATCCGATTTCGCGGCGGAAGTTGCCGCGGCAGTCAAGGGCTGA
- the pyrH gene encoding UMP kinase, producing the protein MALPYRRILLKLSGEALMGDLAFGIDNAVVGRIADEIAQVANLGIEIGVVVGGGNIFRGVSLAAKGADRVTGDQMGMLATVMNALALEGAINNTGCNARVMSAVGMPTICETFTHRKALKHLEKDRVLIFAGGTGNPFFTTDSGAALRAVEMQCDALLKATQVDGIYSADPKTHPDAVRFDSISYQEVLERGLQVMDTAAVALARDNNIPVVVFSIHKPGGLVEVAQGKGTATTVSVS; encoded by the coding sequence ATGGCGCTGCCTTATCGCAGAATTTTGCTGAAACTGTCCGGCGAAGCTCTGATGGGCGACTTGGCCTTTGGCATAGACAATGCGGTCGTGGGACGCATTGCAGACGAAATTGCGCAAGTTGCAAATCTGGGCATTGAGATCGGCGTGGTTGTCGGAGGCGGCAATATATTTCGCGGCGTTTCACTGGCCGCCAAAGGTGCCGACCGGGTCACCGGCGATCAGATGGGCATGCTTGCCACTGTCATGAATGCACTGGCGCTGGAAGGGGCAATCAACAACACCGGTTGCAATGCCAGGGTCATGTCAGCAGTCGGCATGCCGACAATCTGCGAGACATTCACTCATAGAAAAGCCCTCAAGCATCTGGAAAAAGATCGCGTGCTGATCTTTGCCGGTGGAACAGGCAATCCGTTTTTTACCACTGACAGCGGGGCTGCGCTGCGCGCCGTGGAAATGCAGTGCGATGCATTGTTGAAGGCCACCCAGGTGGATGGTATCTATTCTGCCGATCCAAAAACCCATCCCGATGCAGTTCGCTTTGACTCGATCAGTTATCAAGAGGTTCTGGAACGCGGCCTGCAGGTTATGGATACGGCGGCAGTCGCCCTTGCCAGGGACAATAACATACCGGTTGTTGTATTCTCGATTCACAAGCCGGGCGGTCTGGTCGAAGTCGCGCAGGGCAAAGGCACGGCAACCACTGTTTCGGTATCCTGA
- the frr gene encoding ribosome recycling factor yields MDEQAPIDFDDVSRRMDRAITALSSDLGGLRTGRASASLLDPIHVEAYGSRMPLNQVATVSVPEARMISVQVWDGSMASAVEKAIRESDLGLNPVIEGNLFRIPIPELNEERRQEMVKVAHKYAEKTRIAVRHIRRDVMDQLKKAEKASDISQDDARTLSDQVQKLTDEAIKNVDDTLSSKEAEIMQV; encoded by the coding sequence ATGGACGAACAAGCACCTATCGATTTTGATGATGTATCGCGTCGGATGGATAGAGCCATTACAGCGTTGTCGTCTGATCTGGGCGGATTGCGCACGGGCAGGGCGTCTGCCAGCCTTCTTGATCCCATCCATGTCGAGGCCTATGGCTCGCGGATGCCGCTCAATCAGGTCGCGACCGTATCAGTACCCGAAGCCCGCATGATCAGCGTACAGGTCTGGGATGGCAGTATGGCTTCAGCGGTTGAAAAGGCGATTCGGGAGTCGGATCTTGGTCTCAATCCGGTGATTGAGGGAAATTTGTTCCGCATTCCAATTCCGGAACTGAATGAAGAGCGGCGCCAGGAAATGGTGAAAGTGGCCCATAAATACGCTGAGAAAACCCGCATTGCTGTGCGCCACATTCGACGCGACGTAATGGATCAGTTGAAAAAGGCTGAAAAGGCCAGCGACATCAGCCAGGACGATGCCAGAACTCTGTCCGATCAGGTCCAGAAATTGACGGACGAGGCGATCAAGAATGTGGATGACACTCTCAGCAGCAAGGAAGCGGAGATTATGCAGGTCTAG
- a CDS encoding isoprenyl transferase: MHDAPSSSSLALPDNDQSTMPHHIAFIMDGNGRWAQQRGLPRIAGHKAGVESLRKTIAHALKLQLKYLTLFSFSSENWSRPAAEVDAIMGLLRRFVKSDLAELNAKNVRIRIIGSRQNLPLDVANYLMEAENTTQANTGLTLVVAFNYGSRDEISRAAQRLAEKVAAGQLKPQDINESAVSAELDTAGLPDPDMLIRTSGEHRLSNFLLWQNAYTEFIFIDVFWPDFCEEDFDKALQIFAKRHRRFGNICATKSVV, encoded by the coding sequence ATGCATGATGCGCCTTCTTCTTCATCTCTAGCACTGCCTGATAACGACCAAAGCACCATGCCGCATCACATTGCCTTTATCATGGACGGCAATGGGCGCTGGGCGCAACAACGCGGACTGCCCCGCATTGCCGGTCACAAGGCCGGTGTGGAATCCTTGCGAAAGACAATCGCCCACGCCCTCAAGCTACAACTGAAATACCTGACGCTGTTCAGTTTCAGCTCTGAAAACTGGTCAAGACCTGCCGCTGAAGTTGATGCAATCATGGGTCTGCTGCGCCGCTTCGTCAAAAGCGATCTTGCCGAGCTTAATGCCAAGAATGTTCGTATCCGGATTATCGGATCACGCCAGAATCTGCCTTTGGACGTCGCCAATTATCTGATGGAGGCGGAGAACACGACGCAAGCGAATACCGGGCTGACTCTGGTCGTTGCCTTTAATTACGGATCCCGTGACGAAATCAGCCGGGCGGCGCAACGGCTTGCTGAAAAAGTTGCCGCGGGCCAGCTGAAACCACAGGACATCAATGAATCTGCAGTTTCCGCCGAGCTGGACACCGCCGGTCTGCCAGATCCTGACATGCTGATCCGCACATCAGGTGAACACCGGCTGAGCAATTTCCTGCTATGGCAGAATGCCTATACCGAATTTATCTTCATTGACGTTTTCTGGCCGGATTTCTGCGAGGAAGATTTTGACAAGGCGCTGCAGATCTTTGCCAAACGGCACAGGCGGTTCGGAAATATCTGCGCCACCAAAAGTGTGGTCTGA
- a CDS encoding phosphatidate cytidylyltransferase: protein MQPLQPESAGFLKSNLFVRICSALVFAPLVLIAGWLGGWPFLVLVLVVSGAVSFEWLRIIIPAATPLAIILMLGLVFASLYLIAFNPLQTAFWPVFLLFGGIVVAGYALGLKLWLGAGFAYAVLLGAALLMIRNDPSLGMTALGFIVAIVWATDIFAYLVGRTLKGPKLWPAISPGKTWSGAFGGLCAAIAASAAFYGLIDAVSLTRLILTGLVLSVASQCGDLFESWIKRRFKVKDSSHLIPGHGGVMDRVDGLVFALIAALLLVWLTSGNLDQPARTLLLGSA, encoded by the coding sequence ATGCAGCCTCTTCAACCTGAGTCGGCCGGATTTCTGAAGAGCAATCTGTTTGTGCGGATTTGTTCGGCGCTGGTGTTCGCACCACTCGTCTTGATTGCCGGCTGGCTCGGTGGTTGGCCTTTTTTGGTGCTGGTGCTGGTCGTCTCCGGGGCTGTCAGCTTCGAATGGCTGCGGATCATCATTCCTGCGGCCACGCCGCTGGCCATAATTCTCATGCTCGGCCTTGTTTTCGCCAGTCTGTATCTGATTGCATTCAACCCGTTGCAGACTGCGTTCTGGCCGGTTTTTCTGCTGTTTGGCGGCATTGTTGTCGCCGGCTATGCCCTGGGATTGAAACTTTGGCTGGGAGCTGGCTTCGCCTATGCGGTTTTGCTGGGTGCCGCCTTGCTGATGATCCGCAACGATCCCAGCCTTGGCATGACGGCACTCGGATTCATTGTCGCCATTGTCTGGGCAACCGATATTTTTGCCTATCTTGTCGGTCGAACACTCAAAGGGCCAAAGCTGTGGCCTGCGATCTCGCCAGGCAAGACCTGGTCAGGTGCATTTGGCGGTCTGTGCGCAGCCATCGCAGCCAGCGCCGCTTTTTACGGCCTGATCGACGCTGTATCTCTGACGCGGCTGATCCTGACAGGACTTGTGCTGTCCGTTGCATCACAATGCGGCGATTTGTTTGAAAGCTGGATCAAGAGGCGGTTCAAAGTCAAGGATTCCAGCCATCTGATCCCCGGTCATGGCGGCGTCATGGACCGTGTCGACGGGTTGGTCTTTGCTCTGATTGCCGCATTATTACTGGTCTGGCTGACCAGCGGCAATCTCGATCAGCCGGCCAGAACACTGCTGCTTGGATCGGCCTGA
- the dxr gene encoding 1-deoxy-D-xylulose-5-phosphate reductoisomerase has product MTLQRTVRTITLLGATGSVGASVLSVTGSHPERFQLHAVVANRSATKLAQIAIAARARIAVLAQSEELPLLQDALAGTGIACDAGPQAVEDVAAHPVDLVVAAIVGAAGIRPTWAALQAGNQIALANKECLVSAGNLFMEEARRQKKPILPMDSEHNAIWQVLDASNRSAVEAITITASGGPFRTWSKEAIASATPEQALNHPVWEMGAKITIDSASLMNKGLELIEAKYLFGFGTQQLRVLVHPQSIVHGLVHYEDGSVLAQLGCADMRVPVGYCLNWPERGPSPAQKLDLSSIAALTFEAPDPVRFPCLQLAYDAMAAGVWATCALNAANEVAVAAFLDRKIPFGGIAHIVDKVLQDTGRQAGLTEFSNIDQAIESDLVARQRANTYLEQMVS; this is encoded by the coding sequence ATGACGTTGCAGCGCACCGTCAGGACCATCACGTTGCTTGGCGCCACCGGGTCTGTCGGTGCCAGTGTGCTGAGCGTCACCGGCAGTCATCCCGAGCGCTTTCAGCTTCATGCCGTTGTTGCCAACCGTTCGGCGACAAAACTTGCACAAATCGCAATTGCCGCACGTGCCAGGATTGCGGTTCTGGCACAGTCGGAAGAACTGCCCCTTTTGCAGGATGCCCTGGCAGGAACCGGCATAGCGTGCGACGCCGGGCCGCAGGCCGTTGAAGATGTGGCAGCGCATCCGGTAGATCTCGTTGTCGCCGCGATTGTCGGAGCCGCAGGCATCCGGCCCACTTGGGCAGCTCTGCAGGCCGGCAATCAGATCGCACTTGCCAACAAGGAATGTCTGGTGTCTGCGGGCAATTTGTTCATGGAAGAGGCGCGCCGTCAGAAAAAGCCGATCCTGCCGATGGATTCAGAACACAATGCCATCTGGCAGGTGCTGGACGCCTCGAACCGCAGCGCCGTGGAAGCCATCACGATTACAGCGTCAGGCGGACCGTTCCGCACATGGTCGAAAGAAGCGATAGCTTCGGCGACCCCGGAACAGGCGCTGAATCATCCGGTCTGGGAGATGGGCGCGAAAATCACAATCGATTCCGCGTCACTTATGAATAAGGGACTGGAACTCATTGAAGCAAAATATTTATTCGGCTTTGGTACGCAACAGCTGCGTGTCTTGGTCCACCCTCAGTCCATCGTCCACGGACTGGTCCATTATGAGGATGGATCGGTGCTGGCCCAACTCGGCTGTGCGGATATGCGCGTACCGGTGGGATATTGCCTGAACTGGCCGGAACGTGGACCCTCTCCGGCACAAAAACTCGATCTCTCGTCAATTGCCGCGCTGACATTCGAGGCCCCGGACCCGGTGCGGTTCCCGTGCCTCCAACTGGCTTATGATGCGATGGCGGCCGGCGTGTGGGCGACCTGCGCCCTCAACGCGGCAAACGAAGTGGCAGTGGCCGCGTTTCTTGACAGAAAAATCCCATTTGGCGGCATCGCGCATATTGTTGACAAGGTTTTGCAGGACACAGGTCGGCAGGCGGGTTTGACCGAGTTTTCAAACATCGATCAGGCAATTGAGAGCGATCTTGTTGCGCGCCAACGCGCCAACACATACCTTGAGCAGATGGTGTCGTAG